One genomic region from Dermacentor variabilis isolate Ectoservices chromosome 6, ASM5094787v1, whole genome shotgun sequence encodes:
- the Sms gene encoding spermine synthase isoform X2 — protein MAARSSSGMAIPARTFYGRSSKNKDTVATMTVRTAMMDVWLDKSAVESPKRRSTAVKSVEDVLSTLGLVRKHELATTGSHIYLYTAESAGLSCLITVYSNGFLTVTIEDANPDSPLTNQVMEELKLKIKESIKTRIERSELCSHQCEARPIPLIKRGTPVPNYYTTSDERILEYDFDKIVFEEKSKYQHVKILHSPTLGNCLLLDDLQNLAEKDINYTHGLMKYPSVSYADKEVLILGGGDGGLLCELLKERPKYVTMVDIDEMVISACRQHLRGACGNVLDTLKGTNHEIIIDDCVKKMKEYITEGRQFDVVFNDLTDIPISTEPQGEHWDFIKKIVTMGLAVLRVNGLFLNHAIGVSCPSALETYEELLKELPFKLTFSKHTAHVPSFMEDWVFYKITKLE, from the exons ATGGCGGCACGCAGCTCAAGCGGCATGGCGATTCCGGCAAGAACATTTTATGGTCGTTCTTCAAAAAACAAAG ATACAGTTGCCACAATGACTGTTCGTACGGCAATGATGGATGTGTGGCTGGATAAAAGCGCCGTCGAAAGCCCAA AACGAAGATCCACAGCTGTGAAATCTGTGGAGGATGTCTTGTCCACTTTGGGCCTGGTGCGAAAGCACGAGCTGGCCACGACGGGCTCGCACATTTATCTCTACACAGCCGAGTCGGCGGG ATTGTCCTGCCTCATCACGGTTTATTCTAACGGCTTCTTAACAGTGACCATAGAAGACGCGAATCCTGATTCTCCTCTCACCAACCAG GTCATGGAAGAGCTCaaactgaaaataaaagaaagcatcaaaactcgtatagaaag GTCGGAACTCTGTTCACATCAATGCGAGGCCAGGCC AATCCCGCTGATCAAACGAGGAACTCCTGTGCCAAACTACTACACGACCTCGGACGAGAGAATTCTCGAGTACGACTTTGACAAGATTGTGTTTGAGGAGAAGTCCAAGTACCAGCACGTCAAGATACTGCACTCGCCTACGCTAGGAAACTGCCTTCTTTTGGATGATCTTCAAA ATCTTGCCGAAAAGGACATCAACTACACTCACGGCTTGATGAAGTATCCCAGCGTCAGCTACGCGGACAAAGAGGTGCTCATACTAGGAGGCGGCGACGGTGGCCTTCTATGTGAATTGCTCAAGGAAAGACCCAAATACGTCACCATGGTGGATAT TGACGAAATGGTGATCAGCGCCTGCCGACAGCATCTTAGAGGAGCTTGCGGCAATGTTCTCGACACACTCAAGGGAACCAACCACGAG ATAATTATAGATGACTGCGTGAAGAAGATGAAGGAGTACATTACCGAAGGGAGACAGTTTGACGTAGTTTTCAACGACCTGACCGACATTCCTATCAGCACTGAACCACAAG GCGAACACTGGGACTTCATCAAAAAAATTGTTACAATGGGGCTTGCTGTGCTTAGAGTCAATGGACTTTTCCTCAACCAT GCCATAGGTGTCAGCTGTCCGTCGGCTCTCGAGACCTACGAGGAACTTCTCAAAGAACTGCCGTTCAAACTCACCTTTTCGAAGCACACGGCTCATGTGCCATCATTCATGGAAGA CTGGGTGTTCTACAAGATCACGAAGTTGGAATGA
- the Sms gene encoding spermine synthase isoform X1, with protein MAARSSSGMAIPARTFYGRSSKNKAPRVKDIIACMPSGDDSDFGDLTDDDEYIPDSAPRLATDDIDTSDQSSEEDEDDVGSSHCGTGSVDRGHWRKRLIDHCIPPFTDTSTQPSEVRSFMSYFRQFVTPSMMTAVVRETNLYSTQTTGKSLNVTESELEQFVGLYLLMGLVQMPSVRSYWEHATRFAPIADIMPRNRFEKIMRLLHFTDNNEASDEARRDKVWKIRPWLDELQRNFLTVEPEELNSVDKIMISFTGRCPIKQYMPAKPHPWGIKLWARASSSGFLYQFDVYQGQAKMNYQYGLGGDVTLKMCQALPENRGYKVAADNYFSSLDLAAELSKRGLGFVGTLRSNRLKDCKLKSESDLKKEGRGAFDYAVDSSRNISVVRWHDNRAVTIVSNYVSTEPVGTVRRWDRKEKKYIHVPQPAAIKVYNSFMGGVDLLNYLVELYKFGIKSRRWYMYLFYHTLMMSTVNAWILYRRHCDSLNQKNVNLRHFQAGIAQCLIAVGKKPVGRPSSFGIRASIKRKVCASSPDDEVRKDGVSHMPVWGTNRLRCRHCPPGKNFFSFIYCGKCNVQLCLNKDRNCFAAYHM; from the exons ATGGCGGCACGCAGCTCAAGCGGCATGGCGATTCCGGCAAGAACATTTTATGGTCGTTCTTCAAAAAACAAAG CTCCCAGGGTCAAGGATATCATAGCCTGCATGCCTTCGGGTGACGACAGCGACTTTGGTGACCTGACTGACGACGATGAATACATTCCAGACAGTGCACCCAGGCTTGCTACAGATGACATTGACACCTCTGATCAGTCCTCTGAAGAGGATGAAGACGATGTCGGCAGCTCGCACTGCGGCACAGGATCCGTGGACAGGGGTCATTGGAGGAAGCGCTTGATAGATCACTGCATTCCTCCGTTCACAGACACATCCACGCAGCCTAGCGAGGTTCGTTCATTCATGTCTTACTTCAGACAGTTCGTAACCCCATCAATGATGACCGCAGTAGTTCGGGAGACCAACCTGTACAGCACCCAAACCACAGGAAAATCTCTGAATGTCACGGAAAGCGAGCTTGAACAATTTGTTGGTCTGTACTTATTGATGGGGCTAGTGCAGATGCCCAGTGTTCGCAGTTATTGGGAACACGCAACACGGTTTGCTCCAATTGCCGACATAATGCCTCGTAACCGGTTCGAGAAAATCATGCGCCTTTTGCACTTCACGGACAACAACGAAGCCAGCGACGAAGCAAGACGTGACAAGGTATGGAAGATCCGCCCATGGCTAGATGAACTTCAGCGAAACTTTCTCACCGTAGAACCTGAAGAACTCAACAGTGTCGATAAAATAATGATTTCCTTTACAGGAAGATGCCCCATCAAGCAGTACATGCCCGCGAAACCGCACCCTTGGGGCATAAAACTATGGGCACGGGCCAGTTCATCTGGCTTTCTCTATCAGTTTGACGTCTATCAAGGACAAGCAAAAATGAATTACCAATATGGTCTTGGCGGAGACGTTACCTTGAAGATGTGCCAGGCTCTTCCAGAAAACAGGGGATACAAAGTAGCAGCAGATAACTACTTCTCCTCTCTTGACCTGGCTGCTGAGCTTTCAAAGAGAGGATTGGGATTTGTCGGGACGCTGAGAAGCAACAGActaaaggactgcaagctcaaatctgAAAGTGACCTAAAGAAAGAAGGCCGTGGCGCCTTCGACTACGCTGTTGACTCTTCGCGGAACATATCAGTAGTGAGATGGCACGACAACAGAGCTGTCACCATTGTATCGAACTACGTATCCACTGAACCAGTTGGCACTGTGCGAAGATGGGATAGAAAGGAGAAAAAATACATTCATGTTCCACAGCCAGCTGCTATAAAGGTTTACAACTCCTTCATGGGCGGTGTGGATCTATTGAATTACTTGGTGGAGCTGTACAAGTTTGGCATCAAATCTCGAAGATGGTACATGTACCTTTTTTATCATACACTAATGATGAGTACAGTGAATGCCTGGATTCTGTACAGGCGTCACTGTGACAGCCTCAATCAGAAGAATGTGAACCTCCGACACTTCCAGGCCGGTATAGCTCAATGCCTCATTGCAGTGGGCAAAAAGCCAGTTGGAAGACCGTCCTCATTTGGAATACGAGCTTCCATAAAACGTAAAGTGTGTGCGAGCTCACCCGACGACGAAGTGCGCAAGGATGGAGTCAGCCACATGCCAGTATGGGGCACCAACAGGCTTAGGTGCAGGCATTGCCCTCCAGGaaagaactttttttctttcatttattgtgGCAAGTGCAATGTTCAGCTATGCCTTAACAAAGATCGCAATTGTTTTGCAGCATACCATATGTAA
- the Sms gene encoding spermine synthase isoform X3, which produces MAARSSSGMAIPARTFYGRSSKNKDTVATMTVRTAMMDVWLDKSAVESPKRRSTAVKSVEDVLSTLGLVRKHELATTGSHIYLYTAESAGLSCLITVYSNGFLTVTIEDANPDSPLTNQVMEELKLKIKESIKTRIERIPLIKRGTPVPNYYTTSDERILEYDFDKIVFEEKSKYQHVKILHSPTLGNCLLLDDLQNLAEKDINYTHGLMKYPSVSYADKEVLILGGGDGGLLCELLKERPKYVTMVDIDEMVISACRQHLRGACGNVLDTLKGTNHEIIIDDCVKKMKEYITEGRQFDVVFNDLTDIPISTEPQGEHWDFIKKIVTMGLAVLRVNGLFLNHAIGVSCPSALETYEELLKELPFKLTFSKHTAHVPSFMEDWVFYKITKLE; this is translated from the exons ATGGCGGCACGCAGCTCAAGCGGCATGGCGATTCCGGCAAGAACATTTTATGGTCGTTCTTCAAAAAACAAAG ATACAGTTGCCACAATGACTGTTCGTACGGCAATGATGGATGTGTGGCTGGATAAAAGCGCCGTCGAAAGCCCAA AACGAAGATCCACAGCTGTGAAATCTGTGGAGGATGTCTTGTCCACTTTGGGCCTGGTGCGAAAGCACGAGCTGGCCACGACGGGCTCGCACATTTATCTCTACACAGCCGAGTCGGCGGG ATTGTCCTGCCTCATCACGGTTTATTCTAACGGCTTCTTAACAGTGACCATAGAAGACGCGAATCCTGATTCTCCTCTCACCAACCAG GTCATGGAAGAGCTCaaactgaaaataaaagaaagcatcaaaactcgtatagaaag AATCCCGCTGATCAAACGAGGAACTCCTGTGCCAAACTACTACACGACCTCGGACGAGAGAATTCTCGAGTACGACTTTGACAAGATTGTGTTTGAGGAGAAGTCCAAGTACCAGCACGTCAAGATACTGCACTCGCCTACGCTAGGAAACTGCCTTCTTTTGGATGATCTTCAAA ATCTTGCCGAAAAGGACATCAACTACACTCACGGCTTGATGAAGTATCCCAGCGTCAGCTACGCGGACAAAGAGGTGCTCATACTAGGAGGCGGCGACGGTGGCCTTCTATGTGAATTGCTCAAGGAAAGACCCAAATACGTCACCATGGTGGATAT TGACGAAATGGTGATCAGCGCCTGCCGACAGCATCTTAGAGGAGCTTGCGGCAATGTTCTCGACACACTCAAGGGAACCAACCACGAG ATAATTATAGATGACTGCGTGAAGAAGATGAAGGAGTACATTACCGAAGGGAGACAGTTTGACGTAGTTTTCAACGACCTGACCGACATTCCTATCAGCACTGAACCACAAG GCGAACACTGGGACTTCATCAAAAAAATTGTTACAATGGGGCTTGCTGTGCTTAGAGTCAATGGACTTTTCCTCAACCAT GCCATAGGTGTCAGCTGTCCGTCGGCTCTCGAGACCTACGAGGAACTTCTCAAAGAACTGCCGTTCAAACTCACCTTTTCGAAGCACACGGCTCATGTGCCATCATTCATGGAAGA CTGGGTGTTCTACAAGATCACGAAGTTGGAATGA
- the Sms gene encoding spermine synthase isoform X4: MTVRTAMMDVWLDKSAVESPKRRSTAVKSVEDVLSTLGLVRKHELATTGSHIYLYTAESAGLSCLITVYSNGFLTVTIEDANPDSPLTNQVMEELKLKIKESIKTRIERSELCSHQCEARPIPLIKRGTPVPNYYTTSDERILEYDFDKIVFEEKSKYQHVKILHSPTLGNCLLLDDLQNLAEKDINYTHGLMKYPSVSYADKEVLILGGGDGGLLCELLKERPKYVTMVDIDEMVISACRQHLRGACGNVLDTLKGTNHEIIIDDCVKKMKEYITEGRQFDVVFNDLTDIPISTEPQGEHWDFIKKIVTMGLAVLRVNGLFLNHAIGVSCPSALETYEELLKELPFKLTFSKHTAHVPSFMEDWVFYKITKLE; encoded by the exons ATGACTGTTCGTACGGCAATGATGGATGTGTGGCTGGATAAAAGCGCCGTCGAAAGCCCAA AACGAAGATCCACAGCTGTGAAATCTGTGGAGGATGTCTTGTCCACTTTGGGCCTGGTGCGAAAGCACGAGCTGGCCACGACGGGCTCGCACATTTATCTCTACACAGCCGAGTCGGCGGG ATTGTCCTGCCTCATCACGGTTTATTCTAACGGCTTCTTAACAGTGACCATAGAAGACGCGAATCCTGATTCTCCTCTCACCAACCAG GTCATGGAAGAGCTCaaactgaaaataaaagaaagcatcaaaactcgtatagaaag GTCGGAACTCTGTTCACATCAATGCGAGGCCAGGCC AATCCCGCTGATCAAACGAGGAACTCCTGTGCCAAACTACTACACGACCTCGGACGAGAGAATTCTCGAGTACGACTTTGACAAGATTGTGTTTGAGGAGAAGTCCAAGTACCAGCACGTCAAGATACTGCACTCGCCTACGCTAGGAAACTGCCTTCTTTTGGATGATCTTCAAA ATCTTGCCGAAAAGGACATCAACTACACTCACGGCTTGATGAAGTATCCCAGCGTCAGCTACGCGGACAAAGAGGTGCTCATACTAGGAGGCGGCGACGGTGGCCTTCTATGTGAATTGCTCAAGGAAAGACCCAAATACGTCACCATGGTGGATAT TGACGAAATGGTGATCAGCGCCTGCCGACAGCATCTTAGAGGAGCTTGCGGCAATGTTCTCGACACACTCAAGGGAACCAACCACGAG ATAATTATAGATGACTGCGTGAAGAAGATGAAGGAGTACATTACCGAAGGGAGACAGTTTGACGTAGTTTTCAACGACCTGACCGACATTCCTATCAGCACTGAACCACAAG GCGAACACTGGGACTTCATCAAAAAAATTGTTACAATGGGGCTTGCTGTGCTTAGAGTCAATGGACTTTTCCTCAACCAT GCCATAGGTGTCAGCTGTCCGTCGGCTCTCGAGACCTACGAGGAACTTCTCAAAGAACTGCCGTTCAAACTCACCTTTTCGAAGCACACGGCTCATGTGCCATCATTCATGGAAGA CTGGGTGTTCTACAAGATCACGAAGTTGGAATGA